The following coding sequences lie in one Silene latifolia isolate original U9 population chromosome 5, ASM4854445v1, whole genome shotgun sequence genomic window:
- the LOC141657429 gene encoding uncharacterized protein LOC141657429 — MASQFLATTKYSDSLTILLISIVTAIVCEFISYLLIYRTNSYKSLKSAIDKSSKKLETLKTPLPPSQLSSSKSSKTKKLDRVETSLKDASRDLSMFKLKSGAVVALALFLVFGFLNSLFDGKAVARIPFVPIKLVQKMSHRNLPGDDMTDCSMAFLYLLCSISIRTNLQKFLGFAPPRGAAASPFFPMPDQKIS, encoded by the coding sequence ATGGCGTCCCAATTCCTAGCAACAACAAAATACTCAGACAGCCTAACAATTCTCTTAATCTCAATTGTCACGGCCATTGTCTGCGAATTTATCTCCTACCTTCTAATCTACCGCACTAACTCCTACAAATCCCTCAAATCCGCCATTGACAAATCCTCCAAAAAGCTGGAAACCCTCAAAACCCCTCTTCCCCCATCACAACTATCATCCTCCAAATCCTCCAAAACCAAGAAGTTGGATCGCGTTGAAACCAGCCTTAAAGACGCTTCTCGTGATCTGTCCATGTTCAAGCTCAAATCCGGTGCCGTTGTCGCACTTGCTTTGTTCCTCGTTTTCGGGTTTCTGAATTCTCTTTTTGATGGAAAGGCGGTCGCTAGAATACCCTTTGTTCCAATCAAACTTGTTCAGAAGATGAGCCACAGGAATTTGCCTGGTGATGATATGACAGATTGTTCGATGGCGTTTTTGTACTTGCTTTGTTCGATTAGTATTAGGACTAATTTGcagaaatttctagggtttgctcCTCCTCGTGGTGCTGCTGCTTCTCCCTTCTTTCCTATGCCTGATCAGAAGATCAGTTAA